One Helicobacter suis HS1 genomic window, TTGATTTTACCCGCTCTGAGCACTACCGCTACTACCAAAAACTCCCCCTCTACCAACCCTGTTACAAGCGCTAATGCAAATCCGCCGACTCTTTTCTTTTTGTGCTAGCCATATTGTGAGGAATTGTACCTCTAGGCGCTGTGCTACTAGCATCCATGGGCACAATTACCAAGTAGAAGTTTTTGTACAAGCGCATAAACTTGATAGGGCGGGCATGGCCTTAGATTTTGGGATTTTTAAAAATGAAATCGCTAGTTTTATTGACGCCTTTGATCACGCCCACCACTTTTGGGATCAAGAACTCTTAGACTTCCAAGAGTCTATCAAGCAAATCAGTAAGCGTTATGTTAAACTTAGCTTTAATCCTAGTGCAGAAAACTACGCCTTGATGTTTCATTTCTTTTTAGACGCACTTTTACAGGCCACAGAATTACATAATGATGAAGCCGTGTGCATTTGCTCAGTGCGGGTACATGAAACAGATTATGGCTATGCCCAAAGCTTTAAAGAGGATTTAGAAAATCCGCATTTAATGCGTTTTATTTCCCTAGAAAGTGTAGAGTTTTCAGAAGGGATTTTAGAGCAAATGGCTAACCCACATTTATTAGATCAGCTTAAAGCCTATCATAAAAATATGACAAATCCATCGTCTAAAAAACCCTTTTCAAGCCCCCTTCCTTTGGAGCAAATATGCCCCTCCCACTTGTAGAAACCTTTTATAGCCTGCAAGGCGAGGGCTCTTGTGTAGGCCAACCTAGCGTGTTTATCCGTTTAGGGGGTTGTAATTTTAAATGTGTGGGTTTTGGTGTAAAAAGCATGATTGATTCAAAAGAAGTAGTGGGCTGTGATAGCGCCTATGCGGTTTATCCTAATGCTAAATGGAGTTATCTTAAAAGTGCTCAAGAACTTTTAACCCGTTTAGAGCCTCTCATTTACCCTTCTACATTGCCCCATATTGTACTTACCGGTGGCGAACCTAGTCTACACTTTAATAACCTCATTTTATTGGAAGCATTACAGGTTTTACACACAAGAGGGCACACCATTTGGGTAGAGAGCAATGGGAGCGTGTTTTTTGAGTTTAAAGCGCCTTTAAATACTTTGCATTTTACGCTAAGCCCCAAACTTGCCTTTGCACAGACTTTTAAAGATTACTCTAAACCTTTACAAAATATTTTAAACCACGCTAAAGAGATCGTGTTTAAATTTGTAGTAAAACCCCCTTTTGAGGTTTGTATTGCCCAAATTAAAGCGCTCCTAAAACCCCTACACTTTAAAAAATCACCTTTAATCTATCTGATGCCCTTAGGCGTGCAGGCACAAGAAATACTAGAGGGTTTAAAAGACCTCGCCCCTTTGTGTTTACAACACGGTTACCTCTTAAGCCAACGCCTGCACATCTTGCTTTGGGGCAATAAGCCGGGCGTTTGATGTTAGAAGCATTTCGTGCTTATATTCAAACCATTAGCCAAGAAGATGGCAAACACCAATTTAGCTTAGATAGTGTTTTAGAAATGGGGCAGGGGTTAAAAGCTATAGAATTATTGCGCGAGGCGCTTAATGCGCAAAAACAAATCATTATCGGGGGGGATTATGATTGTGATGGGATGAGTGGGACGGCTTTAGTACTCTACTTTTTTAAAGAAGTTTTGCACTACCCGCATATTAACTACATTATCCCGCAAAGAAACACCGATTGTTATGGCATGAGTGTAGAACTTTTAGAGGAATATGAAAACAAACGCCGTTTAGTGCGTACGCATTACAAAAATGGCCAACCAATTGGAGGAATAGCCCTTAATCTACACAATAGCCTTTTTATCACCATT contains:
- a CDS encoding 6-pyruvoyl trahydropterin synthase family protein translates to MQIRRLFSFCASHIVRNCTSRRCATSIHGHNYQVEVFVQAHKLDRAGMALDFGIFKNEIASFIDAFDHAHHFWDQELLDFQESIKQISKRYVKLSFNPSAENYALMFHFFLDALLQATELHNDEAVCICSVRVHETDYGYAQSFKEDLENPHLMRFISLESVEFSEGILEQMANPHLLDQLKAYHKNMTNPSSKKPFSSPLPLEQICPSHL
- a CDS encoding 7-carboxy-7-deazaguanine synthase QueE, whose translation is MPLPLVETFYSLQGEGSCVGQPSVFIRLGGCNFKCVGFGVKSMIDSKEVVGCDSAYAVYPNAKWSYLKSAQELLTRLEPLIYPSTLPHIVLTGGEPSLHFNNLILLEALQVLHTRGHTIWVESNGSVFFEFKAPLNTLHFTLSPKLAFAQTFKDYSKPLQNILNHAKEIVFKFVVKPPFEVCIAQIKALLKPLHFKKSPLIYLMPLGVQAQEILEGLKDLAPLCLQHGYLLSQRLHILLWGNKPGV